In Desulfosediminicola ganghwensis, a single window of DNA contains:
- a CDS encoding homocysteine S-methyltransferase family protein: MRPKDHDVLILDGACGTNLQEMDIPDSAWDGREGCNEILNLTSPETITSLHRGFVDAGAMVLETNTFGANRIVLEEYGLEDQVEAINIAGIENARKAINGKPNTYIGGSVGPGTKLPSLGHISVDVMAAAYREQFQALVRAGVDLLIIETCQDLLQIKTAMTTCFEVLEEAGKDLPVMASVTIERSGTMLVGSDIATAAVTFEPFPIFSFGLNCATGPTDMESHIRYLSQNWPKRISCVPNQGMPEVVNGKTCYPMSPEEYGREMKRFINEYGVSVVGGCCGTTPDHTRQLVQSLSGVTPATREVIS; encoded by the coding sequence ATGCGACCCAAAGATCATGATGTATTAATCCTCGATGGTGCCTGCGGGACCAATTTACAGGAGATGGATATTCCTGATTCCGCATGGGATGGCCGGGAAGGATGCAATGAAATCCTCAACCTCACTTCACCTGAGACAATAACCTCCCTGCATCGCGGTTTTGTTGATGCCGGTGCCATGGTGCTGGAAACCAACACTTTTGGCGCCAATCGGATTGTTCTTGAAGAATATGGACTGGAAGACCAGGTAGAGGCGATCAATATAGCCGGAATTGAAAATGCCCGAAAAGCAATTAACGGCAAACCCAATACCTACATTGGCGGCTCGGTGGGACCGGGTACCAAACTCCCTTCTCTCGGCCATATCAGTGTAGATGTTATGGCTGCGGCTTACAGGGAGCAGTTTCAGGCACTGGTGCGGGCAGGCGTGGACCTGTTGATTATAGAGACATGCCAGGATCTGCTACAGATTAAAACTGCAATGACCACCTGTTTTGAAGTTCTGGAAGAGGCCGGCAAAGATTTGCCGGTTATGGCCTCAGTGACCATCGAACGATCCGGCACCATGCTGGTCGGCTCCGATATTGCCACCGCGGCGGTAACCTTCGAGCCTTTTCCAATCTTCTCTTTCGGCTTGAACTGTGCCACCGGTCCAACAGATATGGAGTCTCATATCCGCTACCTCTCCCAGAACTGGCCTAAACGAATTTCCTGTGTTCCCAATCAGGGCATGCCCGAAGTAGTCAATGGCAAAACATGTTACCCCATGTCACCTGAAGAGTACGGAAGAGAAATGAAACGATTTATCAACGAATATGGCGTAAGCGTGGTCGGCGGCTGCTGCGGGACAACACCAGACCATACCAGACAGCTGGTGCAATCACTTTCCGGAGTTACACCTGCAACCAGGGAGGTGATATCATGA
- a CDS encoding dihydropteroate synthase, which translates to MKPSVSSLYQAVELQQEIPPLLIGERANSNGSKKFRELLLEDDYQACLKIALDQEPKGAHIIDLCTAYAGRDELKDLTTLVQMCAKSLKAPLMIDSTTPECIEACLKLYPGRAIINSINLEDGGINIRRVCKAAKKYGAAVVALTIDENGMAMTADEKVAIAKAIHDIAVDECGLRPSDILFDCLTFTVGSGDEKLRDAAIQTIDGIRRIKEELPGCLTVLGLSNISFGLPPKARRVLNSVFLHEAVNGGLDAAIVDAAKIIPLARISEEDKLVCLDLLYDRNRDEEKNPLMRLIDYFSDKADSDDDDSTTETLFPEEQLFKQLVNGDKDGLEDLLSILRERHAPLEIINQILVPAMRHVGELFGKGEILLPFVLQSAEVMKASVTRLEPFMEKNDVSNATRVLLATVQGDVHDIGKNLVDIILSNNGYKVYNIGIKVPVETIIQKAIEYDVDVIGLSGLLVKSAIAMQESMSQYRDAGLDIPILLGGAALTPKFVAESCAPNYPGPVVYCADAFAGLKAVREHEEGSLVSTVYNDVTAIQALKPGIKDSSIDKTHPVPTAPFTGQKYVVDVDPEKLFPYINKQALFRGRWGYRRGKMSAEEYQQLIETKAQPIYEELQHRTLAEKLISPKVTYGYFPCYSEGNSLFVEADNTLHHFSFPRQAEAPHLCIADYFKTREEGGDIAGFFLVTIGDRMGLETAKLYQDNAYHDYLMLHGFSVEITDALAEYWHAIMRKDLGIGQGEIPSRGLTCQDYQGSRYAFGYPSCPDLDVHKPLFDFLKPEAIGVSLTENMQMVPEQTTSAIVVHHPQAKYFAV; encoded by the coding sequence ATGAAGCCATCCGTTTCAAGCCTTTACCAGGCTGTAGAGCTGCAACAGGAAATACCGCCGCTGCTCATCGGGGAGCGAGCCAACTCCAATGGCTCAAAAAAGTTCCGCGAATTGTTGCTCGAAGACGATTATCAGGCTTGCCTGAAAATTGCCCTGGACCAGGAACCCAAAGGCGCCCACATCATTGATCTCTGTACCGCCTATGCAGGTCGTGATGAACTCAAGGATCTGACCACACTGGTGCAAATGTGCGCCAAATCCCTGAAAGCGCCTCTGATGATCGACTCAACAACACCGGAATGCATTGAGGCATGCCTGAAGCTCTATCCGGGACGCGCCATAATCAACTCAATCAATCTCGAAGATGGCGGAATTAATATTCGCAGGGTGTGTAAGGCTGCAAAGAAATACGGCGCTGCTGTTGTTGCGCTGACGATCGATGAAAACGGTATGGCCATGACCGCCGATGAAAAAGTTGCAATCGCCAAAGCCATACATGATATCGCTGTGGATGAGTGCGGACTGCGCCCATCGGACATTCTCTTTGACTGTCTTACCTTTACGGTCGGCTCCGGTGATGAAAAGCTCCGTGATGCTGCCATTCAGACCATAGACGGTATTCGCAGAATCAAAGAAGAGCTACCCGGTTGCCTGACAGTGCTTGGGCTCAGCAATATCTCATTCGGTCTCCCGCCGAAAGCCCGGCGGGTCTTGAACAGCGTTTTTCTCCATGAAGCAGTCAATGGAGGCCTGGATGCGGCAATCGTCGATGCGGCCAAGATCATACCGCTGGCCCGAATTTCTGAAGAAGATAAGCTGGTCTGCCTTGATCTTTTATACGACAGAAACAGGGACGAGGAAAAAAATCCACTAATGCGGCTCATCGATTATTTCAGCGACAAAGCCGATAGTGATGATGACGACTCCACGACCGAGACCCTTTTTCCAGAAGAACAATTATTTAAACAACTTGTCAATGGCGACAAGGATGGACTTGAAGATCTTCTTTCCATTCTGAGGGAGCGGCACGCGCCTCTCGAGATTATCAATCAGATACTCGTTCCTGCCATGCGCCATGTCGGTGAACTGTTCGGTAAAGGAGAAATCCTGCTGCCTTTTGTCCTGCAATCCGCAGAGGTAATGAAAGCGTCTGTCACCAGACTTGAGCCCTTTATGGAGAAAAACGATGTCAGCAACGCCACCAGAGTTCTCCTGGCTACAGTCCAGGGAGATGTGCACGATATCGGCAAGAACCTGGTCGACATCATCCTCTCCAATAACGGTTATAAAGTCTATAATATCGGTATCAAAGTACCGGTTGAGACGATAATCCAAAAAGCCATAGAGTACGACGTAGACGTTATCGGGCTGAGTGGTCTACTGGTTAAATCCGCCATCGCCATGCAGGAATCGATGTCACAATACCGTGATGCCGGTCTCGATATCCCAATCCTTTTAGGCGGAGCCGCCCTGACGCCGAAGTTTGTCGCAGAGTCCTGCGCACCGAACTACCCGGGACCCGTGGTCTACTGTGCCGATGCATTTGCCGGCTTGAAAGCGGTCAGAGAACATGAGGAAGGCTCGCTTGTCTCCACAGTATACAATGATGTCACAGCAATACAGGCTCTGAAACCTGGCATAAAAGATTCAAGCATCGACAAAACCCACCCGGTTCCCACCGCTCCTTTTACCGGCCAGAAATATGTGGTGGATGTGGACCCCGAAAAACTCTTCCCTTACATCAATAAACAGGCACTTTTTCGTGGTCGCTGGGGATATAGACGTGGAAAAATGTCTGCCGAAGAGTATCAGCAACTCATTGAAACCAAAGCTCAACCGATTTATGAAGAATTACAACATCGGACACTGGCAGAAAAGCTGATCAGCCCCAAGGTAACGTATGGCTATTTCCCCTGTTACTCTGAAGGGAATTCCCTCTTTGTCGAAGCCGACAACACCTTGCACCACTTTAGCTTTCCCCGTCAGGCAGAAGCGCCACATCTCTGCATTGCAGATTATTTTAAGACCAGGGAAGAAGGTGGTGATATAGCCGGGTTCTTTTTGGTCACCATCGGCGACAGAATGGGACTTGAAACCGCAAAACTGTATCAGGACAATGCCTATCATGATTACCTGATGCTCCATGGTTTCAGCGTCGAAATAACTGATGCCCTGGCAGAATACTGGCACGCCATTATGCGAAAGGACCTTGGAATCGGTCAAGGTGAAATACCGTCCCGCGGATTAACCTGCCAGGATTATCAGGGTTCACGCTATGCATTCGGCTACCCATCCTGCCCGGATCTGGATGTCCATAAGCCGCTTTTCGACTTTTTAAAGCCTGAGGCAATCGGAGTATCTTTGACTGAAAATATGCAGATGGTGCCGGAGCAGACAACCTCTGCCATCGTTGTGCATCATCCCCAGGCCAAATACTTCGCCGTATAA
- a CDS encoding sensor domain-containing diguanylate cyclase has protein sequence MNKPIPKNAAIKIQQLKKRIEILDRKYRGNARKNLEKYRRVIEATSEGFVELDLKFRIIDHNAKMIELSGLRREDLLLSPFEKLYDKKTVHVHFASNDHLNFEAHLQSRSGRNFPVLFKRSCLRDKHGRPDGYLVLLTELTELKNAQEDLKLAETRYRDIYQNAVQGMYQCTLGGTIYSINPSFSKIFGYEHPAHLLREVVNISSLYKNQNDRQDYLTTLERDRTITNYEIEMVGKDGQSIWVLASARLTKEADGTSLIEGILIDNTQKRMAEDKLRRSRERFRYLADHDNLTGLFNTRYLYRSLEKLIIDSNERREPFSLVFLDMDNFKHVVDTYGHLNGSQALKEVAETLREGLAEHFFGVAYGGDEFVLVLPQSNKEQALEHVRKIRKMMKDSIYLSSKQLQLRMSASFGVATYPDDAADVQELLALADKAMFHVKSSGKDAVGTSDAVE, from the coding sequence ATGAATAAACCCATCCCTAAAAACGCTGCGATCAAAATTCAACAACTTAAGAAGAGAATAGAAATTCTTGATCGAAAATACCGGGGCAATGCCAGAAAAAATCTGGAAAAATATCGTCGTGTAATAGAGGCCACCTCCGAGGGATTTGTTGAACTAGACCTGAAATTCAGGATTATCGATCATAATGCTAAGATGATCGAATTATCAGGACTACGTCGCGAAGACCTGCTGCTAAGCCCTTTTGAAAAGCTCTATGACAAAAAGACGGTTCATGTCCATTTTGCCAGTAATGACCACTTAAATTTCGAGGCGCACCTTCAAAGCAGATCAGGCAGGAATTTTCCCGTTTTATTCAAGAGAAGCTGTCTTCGTGATAAACACGGCCGCCCAGACGGCTACCTTGTCTTACTTACCGAGCTCACAGAACTCAAAAATGCCCAGGAAGATCTGAAACTTGCTGAAACACGATACAGGGATATCTACCAAAATGCGGTGCAGGGGATGTATCAATGCACATTGGGAGGGACAATCTATAGCATTAATCCTTCATTCTCCAAAATTTTCGGTTATGAGCATCCGGCCCATCTGTTGCGTGAGGTTGTCAATATTTCATCTCTTTACAAGAATCAGAATGATCGACAGGATTATTTAACCACTTTAGAAAGAGATCGGACGATCACCAACTATGAAATTGAGATGGTTGGCAAGGACGGTCAATCGATCTGGGTATTGGCGAGCGCAAGATTGACCAAAGAAGCAGATGGAACGTCCCTGATAGAAGGCATACTCATAGATAACACCCAGAAACGAATGGCCGAAGATAAACTACGGCGGAGCAGAGAGCGATTTCGATACCTGGCCGACCACGATAACCTTACAGGTCTTTTCAACACCCGCTATCTCTACAGGTCACTTGAAAAACTGATCATCGATAGCAACGAGAGAAGGGAGCCTTTCTCGCTTGTGTTCCTTGATATGGACAACTTCAAGCACGTGGTTGATACATATGGCCACCTGAATGGCAGCCAGGCACTGAAGGAGGTCGCGGAAACCCTGCGTGAGGGTCTGGCGGAACACTTTTTTGGCGTTGCCTATGGTGGAGACGAGTTTGTGTTGGTACTCCCCCAGTCAAACAAAGAGCAAGCCCTTGAACATGTTCGGAAAATCAGGAAAATGATGAAAGACAGCATCTACCTGAGCAGTAAACAGCTACAGCTGCGGATGTCCGCCAGTTTCGGTGTGGCAACCTACCCCGATGACGCGGCTGATGTCCAGGAGCTGCTGGCACTTGCCGACAAAGCGATGTTCCATGTAAAGTCGAGCGGTAAAGACGCAGTGGGAACTTCTGACGCAGTTGAGTAA
- the mpl gene encoding UDP-N-acetylmuramate:L-alanyl-gamma-D-glutamyl-meso-diaminopimelate ligase, whose amino-acid sequence MADLDPQLNYAPEDIRHIHIMGVCGTGMAALAGMLQQSGYTVTGSDSYVYPPMSDFLKKLQIPVCDGYSAQNLDSDPDLVIVGNVITRVNEEAQRLGELPIPYLSFPQALSHFYINNRTSLVISGTHGKTTTCSLLATALHRAELDPTFMIGGIIREFGGNFRIGEGDYFVAEGDEYDTAFFNKVSKFLHYQPKIAVITSIEFDHADIFNDLDAIKDSFRQFVSLLPEDGLLIANWDDENVRDVVAGAKCQVQKYGLDESYHWSLADVTVKGGLTHFAALHQGKPYGELAVKLPGRHNALNSLAVTAILHHLGVDAKTICAGLSSFGGVKRRQEVRGIEAGVTVIDDFAHHPTAVKETLAALRLAYPEQRLVVVFEPRTNTSRRSIFQTDYVQAFDAADAICIREPVPLTNINEGEHFSSAQLADDLCKQRGLVATSFTDTEAILEYLDNQVEPGDVVAILSNGGFDNIHIRLLDLLKNKNL is encoded by the coding sequence ATGGCAGATCTTGATCCACAACTCAATTACGCACCGGAGGACATCCGGCATATACATATAATGGGCGTTTGCGGCACTGGCATGGCCGCCCTTGCCGGAATGTTGCAACAAAGCGGATATACAGTTACCGGCAGTGACAGCTATGTCTATCCTCCCATGTCGGATTTTCTCAAAAAATTGCAGATCCCAGTCTGTGACGGGTATTCAGCTCAAAATCTCGACTCCGACCCCGACCTGGTAATCGTTGGCAATGTTATTACCCGGGTAAACGAGGAAGCACAAAGACTTGGTGAATTGCCAATCCCTTATCTTTCTTTTCCGCAGGCACTATCCCATTTTTACATTAATAACCGCACCTCGCTGGTTATATCCGGTACACATGGCAAAACCACCACCTGCTCGCTACTTGCCACAGCACTGCACCGCGCTGAACTTGATCCAACATTTATGATCGGTGGGATAATTCGTGAATTTGGTGGCAACTTCAGGATTGGCGAGGGCGACTATTTTGTTGCTGAAGGAGACGAGTATGACACCGCCTTCTTCAACAAGGTATCTAAATTTCTTCATTATCAGCCTAAAATAGCTGTCATTACCTCCATCGAATTTGATCATGCAGATATCTTCAACGATCTTGACGCCATCAAGGATTCCTTCCGGCAATTTGTCAGCCTGCTACCCGAAGACGGTCTGCTGATTGCCAACTGGGATGATGAAAATGTTCGGGATGTTGTGGCTGGAGCGAAATGCCAGGTGCAGAAATATGGCCTTGATGAAAGCTATCACTGGTCATTGGCAGATGTAACTGTAAAAGGCGGTCTGACCCATTTTGCCGCCTTGCACCAGGGCAAACCGTATGGAGAGCTTGCAGTTAAATTGCCCGGTCGCCATAATGCGCTCAACAGCCTGGCGGTAACTGCCATTCTCCATCATCTCGGGGTTGATGCCAAAACGATTTGTGCAGGGCTCAGTTCATTCGGAGGTGTCAAACGACGTCAGGAAGTTCGCGGGATCGAGGCCGGCGTGACAGTGATTGACGATTTTGCCCACCACCCCACTGCTGTAAAGGAAACTCTTGCAGCTCTTCGGCTCGCCTATCCCGAGCAACGACTTGTCGTGGTTTTCGAGCCCCGGACAAACACTTCAAGAAGATCCATTTTTCAGACAGATTATGTGCAGGCGTTTGATGCAGCCGATGCGATCTGTATCAGAGAGCCAGTGCCGCTGACCAATATCAACGAGGGCGAACATTTCTCCTCCGCACAGCTGGCAGATGATCTCTGCAAGCAACGAGGCCTGGTAGCCACCTCCTTTACCGATACCGAGGCGATACTTGAATATCTCGATAATCAGGTGGAGCCCGGAGATGTTGTAGCGATACTGTCAAATGGTGGCTTTGACAACATCCACATAAGATTGCTGGATCTTTTGAAAAACAAAAACCTGTAA
- a CDS encoding Hpt domain-containing protein: MGPISISRQQRLDQIRNHLSGKFQLPREQIDQMLPEFVKTLGSHMEKLQQALAAGDLALLGSSAHTIKGAFLNLGLDDCVELAKEVEVQGKALNEDTDYAQLVEELRDRLGELID; encoded by the coding sequence ATGGGACCTATTTCAATTTCCAGACAGCAGCGATTAGATCAGATTCGCAATCACCTCTCAGGTAAGTTTCAGCTTCCCAGGGAGCAGATTGATCAGATGCTTCCTGAGTTCGTAAAAACTCTGGGGTCGCACATGGAAAAATTGCAGCAGGCTCTTGCCGCAGGCGATCTTGCACTGTTAGGCAGCTCAGCCCATACCATTAAAGGTGCATTTTTAAACCTTGGGTTGGACGATTGTGTAGAGTTGGCAAAGGAAGTTGAAGTTCAGGGTAAAGCCCTGAATGAAGATACGGACTATGCACAACTGGTGGAAGAGCTGCGTGACAGGTTGGGGGAGTTGATCGACTGA
- a CDS encoding response regulator — translation MKALIVEDDYISRTLLSEYLAPYAVCDAVADGHAALHMLTEKYKKNERYDLVCLDIMMPGMDGHEVLNWLRRIEHEQNIVEEESAKVFMTTALDDPQSIMNAFTLGRCQAYLMKPILRERLVEHLHEFLLPH, via the coding sequence ATGAAAGCGTTAATTGTAGAAGACGATTACATAAGTCGTACCTTGTTGTCTGAATACTTAGCACCGTATGCAGTGTGTGATGCAGTGGCGGATGGGCATGCAGCGTTGCATATGCTTACCGAGAAGTATAAGAAAAACGAGAGATATGATCTTGTTTGCCTGGATATCATGATGCCGGGCATGGACGGACATGAAGTGCTTAATTGGCTGAGGCGTATTGAGCATGAACAGAACATTGTCGAAGAAGAGTCTGCCAAGGTTTTCATGACCACCGCTCTGGATGATCCGCAGAGCATCATGAATGCTTTTACGCTTGGACGGTGTCAGGCCTATTTGATGAAACCCATTTTACGAGAGAGGCTGGTTGAGCATCTGCATGAGTTTTTACTCCCTCATTAG
- the tilS gene encoding tRNA lysidine(34) synthetase TilS: MPPLLIQQVEEFCRENFNFQPDDKIIVAISGGIDSTALLHLLHESRFQLRLMAVYVDHGLRPHETDAEIEFVQQCAEHLAIPFIARRVNVAALQKERKCSPEEAARIARYNELELLRQQYTADYIAVAHTADDQAEEILIRLIRGTGLKGLSGMTPVNGHIIRPLLARTKGSLAAYLKETNFGFCHDSSNDERTFLRNKVRLDLLPLLEKDFNPSIRNTLLQTAEILQQDEALLAQISDAHFQQLAVLNRDGADNLQHLDLSLSRSRAEHPAILRRILELSCWKIGNRPTFRTIAQLQALIDKGVNGSQLHLSHGLRVHLVDDAIRFFYPSGKKSYRGNGMSTPATFEHTFDGPSCLHLPELGLEISLEILDRQNCNLNQPATLFANADELTFPLTLRSAHPGERFRPLGSPGKKKVTRILSDMKIRAEKRANYPVLTCGDHLIAIVGAKLSDEYKLTPATQKVLAISYHTKP, encoded by the coding sequence ATGCCGCCTTTACTAATCCAACAAGTCGAAGAGTTTTGCAGGGAAAATTTCAATTTTCAACCTGACGACAAGATTATTGTCGCTATTTCGGGCGGTATTGATTCCACCGCTCTACTTCACCTGCTTCATGAATCACGTTTTCAGCTTCGCCTCATGGCTGTCTATGTCGACCATGGTCTTCGCCCGCATGAAACAGATGCTGAAATAGAGTTCGTACAGCAATGTGCCGAGCACCTTGCCATCCCCTTCATCGCCAGGCGGGTAAATGTCGCAGCTCTCCAGAAAGAGCGTAAATGCTCACCGGAAGAAGCCGCCAGAATCGCCCGTTACAACGAACTTGAATTATTGCGACAGCAATACACTGCCGACTATATAGCCGTAGCCCACACTGCCGACGACCAGGCTGAGGAAATACTCATTCGTCTTATCCGCGGTACAGGCCTCAAGGGACTATCCGGCATGACTCCTGTAAACGGACATATTATTCGACCTCTGCTTGCCCGGACCAAGGGTTCACTGGCTGCCTATCTCAAAGAAACAAACTTTGGCTTTTGCCATGACTCATCCAATGATGAGCGAACCTTTCTACGTAACAAGGTCCGACTGGATCTGCTGCCACTTCTTGAAAAAGATTTCAACCCCTCCATCCGCAATACCCTGTTACAGACTGCAGAGATCCTCCAACAGGATGAAGCCCTGTTGGCACAAATCAGTGATGCGCATTTTCAACAACTCGCTGTCTTGAATCGGGACGGGGCTGACAATCTGCAACATCTTGATCTGAGCCTGTCACGGTCGAGAGCAGAGCACCCGGCTATCCTCAGGAGAATACTCGAATTAAGTTGCTGGAAGATCGGCAACAGGCCTACTTTTCGTACCATTGCCCAACTTCAGGCCCTTATCGATAAAGGGGTTAACGGCTCACAGCTTCACCTGTCGCATGGACTTCGGGTACATCTTGTCGATGATGCCATCCGTTTTTTCTACCCTTCAGGAAAAAAGAGTTACAGGGGGAATGGCATGTCGACACCGGCAACCTTTGAGCATACGTTTGACGGCCCCTCTTGTCTGCATCTGCCCGAACTGGGCCTGGAAATATCGCTTGAGATACTCGACAGACAAAACTGCAATCTCAACCAACCCGCTACCCTGTTTGCCAATGCGGATGAGCTGACCTTTCCGCTAACTCTACGCTCAGCGCATCCCGGCGAAAGATTCCGCCCTCTCGGCAGTCCCGGTAAGAAAAAAGTTACCCGGATTCTCAGCGATATGAAAATCCGGGCAGAAAAACGTGCTAACTATCCTGTGCTGACCTGCGGTGATCACCTGATTGCCATTGTCGGAGCGAAACTCTCAGATGAATATAAGCTTACTCCCGCAACTCAGAAGGTTTTGGCAATCAGCTACCACACAAAACCATGA